The Miscanthus floridulus cultivar M001 unplaced genomic scaffold, ASM1932011v1 fs_687_4_5, whole genome shotgun sequence genome includes a region encoding these proteins:
- the LOC136532692 gene encoding BTB/POZ and MATH domain-containing protein 1-like: protein MEPKVFKAMLHFVYTDALPQELEQDGDDGDGVEMARGLLAAAHRYKLERLKQMCEEALCRRIDVGTVAATLVAAEEHRCQALKAACLEFMARPGCMKAVMETRGFEEMKATCLPLLVELLVKQLT, encoded by the coding sequence ATGGAGCCGAAGGTTTTCAAGGCGATGCTCCACTTCGTGTACACCGACGCGCTTCCCCAGGAGCTGGAGCAGgacggcgacgacggcgacggcgtggAGATGGCGCGGGGACTGCTCGCGGCGGCGCACAGGTACAAGCTGGAGAGGCTGAAGCAGATGTGCGAGGAGGCGCTGTGCAGGCGCATCGACGTCGGCACGGTGGCGGCCACGTTGGTGGCCGCGGAGGAGCACCGGTGCCAGGCTCTCAAGGCAGCGTGCTTGGAATTCATGGCTCGCCCTGGGTGTATGAAGGCGGTCATGGAGACCCGTGGATTCGAGGAGATGAAAGCCACCTGCCTCCCTCTTCTCGTCGAGCTTCTCGTCAAGCAGTTGACTTGA
- the LOC136532691 gene encoding BTB/POZ and MATH domain-containing protein 1-like, with protein sequence MAALALSSAARQLSRSASTIFMREVSGSHKLTIDGYSASRKLPQAWWAPSQAFEVAGYSWRILYFPNGRRQEEGDDDCISLYLELVHGGASTTTPRTPIPSSSSSACSIRPGTRCPGTAARKNYAPSGCTHRVRLARLAAGGAEQNSGALKWKDLHEEAEPRSGRPLRYQVRHHVLEGTGRLLWKQKHGADVVIDVAGETFDAHGWLLAARSPVLEAELLALTSSTRRRRRVPPAA encoded by the exons ATGGCGGCTCTCGCCCTGTCGTCTGCTGCGCGGCAGCTCTCGCGCTCCGCCTCCACCATCTTCATGCGCGAAGTGAGCGGCTCCCACAAGCTCACCATCGACGGCTACTCGGCGTCAAGGAAGCTCCCCCAAGCGTGGTGGGCACCGTCCCAGGCTTTCGAGGTGGCAGGCTACAGCTGGCGGATCTTGTACTTCCCCAATGGCCGCCGTCAGGAAGAAGGAGACGATGATTGCATCTCCTTGTACCTCGAGCTCGTCCATGGCGGGGCCAGCACCACCACCCCCCGCACACCGATCCCGTCCAGTTCAAGTTCAGCTTGCTCGATCAGGCCGGGGACCCGGTGCCCGGGTACAGCCGCTCGAAAGAACTATGCGCCTTCTGGCTGCACCCACCGAGTG AGACTGGCACGGCTGGCTGCTGGCGGCGCGGAGCAGAATTCCGGTGCCCTCAAGTGGAAAGACTTGCACGAGGAAGCAGAACCACGGAGCGGACGACCGCTTCGCTATCAGGTGCGACATCACGTCCTTGAGGGCACCGGACGTCTCCTGTGGAAGCAGAAGCACGGAGCGGATGTGGTCATCGACGTCGCCGGGGAGACGTTCGACGCGCACGGCTGGCTGCTGGCGGCGCGGTCGCCGGTGCTGGAAGCAGAGCTGCTCGCGCTAACCAGCAGCACCAGAAGGAGAAGGAGGGTGCCGCCCGCCGCGTGA